The Desulfobacterales bacterium genome contains a region encoding:
- a CDS encoding DUF2791 family P-loop domain-containing protein: protein MIKLTGYTKLNKIYESGSTVIFKAIRDVDNTPVVFKYLNKEFPSPKEIIKFKQEYEIVKKINSDGVIKPFGIEKYKNSWIIIFEDFGGETLKSLVASKIFTLVELVELFIKLVDYIGDIHDKGIVHKDINPSNILYNPSTQSIKIIDFGISGFLSEEIPVSLEGTLSYISPEQTGRINRFIDYRSDFYSLGITFYEILVKKLPFQANDAMELIHCHIAKAPPPLFEIKPSIPRILNDIVMKLISKNPEDRYQSIFGIRSDLLKFLDSLFNRNKIIDFKIGESDISDRFQIPNKLYGRDKEIEFLKNSFDHVCNGHTDFILISGDYGIGKTALANSIKKYVLEKKGHFISGKFDNLEYDTPYSGLIEAFNDLVRQILTETSEEILVLRKRIVKSIETTGFALSFVIPEIEHLIGKQEEIFNLSFIEMHNRFNLAMRNLVRSVAYKEHPLVIFLDNIHWSDISSLNLLEIFITDIYTKNLLIIGAYRNDEINDYSALNIKIRKLKKSGLLLKAINLNPIEINDINNFISDTLKRLPQYSLPFAQLCLEKTGGNPFFLNQFLKMLHDENLIKFDRKKGIWRWDDIENIKKAEFTDNVIDILTGRIQKLPNNSQYILKIASCIGNSFDLNILSFLQQKSIAKTFDDLWECIKQGIIIYANEFYLFVHQRVRRAVYSLLDENEKKNIHLSIGKYLLLNTANHAEHVFDILSHFNLSSDIINNFAEKEKIAELNLIAGRKAKTSSAFEPALNYFRAGIKIVDKQLWERNYDLALNLYIEAAEAEYLCGRFENMEEMIFTVLRRSRTFLDKIKVIKLKIQAYTAQNKIYEALKTAIPVLSSLNVNLPYKAGLINSLLPFFKTKISLMGKNIEDLENLPQMKDPMKLAAMDILSTVASAAYFVDPKLSGVITTILVNLSIKYGNCPLSAVAYASYGAVIASLEIDIESACKFGDLALRLVEKYDYKPIKAKTLFIVNCLVKHWKTPLKDMLPAYYEAFKIGLETGDFESAALSGLIYSIKSFYTGTELKEVEKSMSILEKSLSQMKNERIFELQSIWHQCVINLMDPSVEDPTKLIGKKYNEGIMLSKHIEDNDRNILSQFYFNKMILNFIFYDYQSALKYADLAEKYIDGVLSTALIPFFYYFDSLVRLSVYQQADTFVKQKLIMRKVLANLKKLKKYAQYSPSNILDKYYIVKAEYYRIKGNDIKSIDYYDEAMRRSWENSHISEDALASELFAKFWILKGQKDIASFYLKKACYGYLMWGAERKVYDLEQRYNKLLKQYSQKKLSAPAETLTAVTEDILGVSETLDISTVIKASQAISSEIVLSSLIKKMMDIVMKNAGAEKGFLILVNNQNLLIEACVHTSKEKEEIIQSIPIHKCNDLSQGIVNYVFRTLNTVVLNNAPHEGIFIQDEYVKNNLSKSILCLPIISKGNLIGILYLENSLIAGAFTNERLSVIELLSSQAAVSLENAKLYAKLKESEKQFRSLYENAVEGIFQISKDEKFISANKSLSLILGYESPSDLINSVTDIVNQLYIDPSQVKNFEHILCSRGSVFGFETQMYKKNREIIWISLYARTVYDNEGNVKYYEGSIVNITSSKQKEMAERAKRIADEANKRLKALDKMKSEFLSSVSHELRTPLTSILGFAKLIRKDFSKFFMPFKHGDPKFFKKSGKINENLEIIIEEGDRLTQLINDVLDLAKIESGKIVWKNATFRISEVINHCVQKKHEFDLNPNVRLVNNVKHDLPIIHADKDRIFQVIFNLLDNSSKFTDKGEIIIEGNSYQDSMMRKWIRICIKDTGIGIKYEDIENIFDKFHQTSKGNTLVDKPKGTGLGLYICRHIINNYGGRIWAESEMNKGSSFIFILPAL from the coding sequence ATGATTAAATTAACCGGCTATACAAAATTAAATAAAATTTATGAAAGCGGAAGCACAGTTATATTTAAAGCCATAAGGGACGTTGATAATACACCTGTTGTATTTAAATATTTAAATAAGGAATTCCCATCTCCAAAAGAAATAATTAAATTTAAGCAAGAATATGAGATAGTAAAAAAAATAAATTCAGATGGTGTAATTAAACCTTTTGGAATAGAAAAATATAAAAATTCTTGGATAATAATTTTTGAAGATTTTGGTGGAGAAACATTAAAATCTTTAGTGGCATCTAAAATTTTTACCCTTGTTGAGCTGGTTGAACTATTTATTAAACTTGTTGATTATATTGGAGATATTCATGATAAAGGTATAGTCCATAAAGACATTAACCCATCAAATATTCTTTATAATCCATCGACTCAAAGCATTAAAATAATTGACTTTGGTATATCTGGATTTTTATCTGAAGAAATTCCTGTATCTCTTGAGGGAACCCTTTCATACATATCTCCCGAACAAACCGGCAGAATAAATAGATTCATTGATTATAGATCTGATTTTTATTCATTGGGAATAACTTTTTATGAAATTCTTGTAAAAAAGCTTCCATTTCAAGCAAATGATGCCATGGAGTTAATCCACTGCCATATAGCAAAGGCTCCTCCTCCTCTATTCGAAATAAAGCCTTCAATACCTCGTATACTGAATGATATTGTTATGAAGCTTATCTCCAAAAATCCTGAAGATAGATATCAAAGTATATTTGGCATAAGATCAGATCTTTTAAAATTTTTGGATTCTTTGTTTAATCGTAATAAAATAATTGATTTTAAAATAGGGGAGTCAGATATTTCGGATAGATTTCAGATCCCTAATAAACTATATGGTCGAGATAAGGAGATTGAATTTTTAAAAAATTCGTTCGACCACGTATGCAATGGGCATACAGATTTTATCCTTATTTCTGGCGATTATGGTATAGGAAAAACTGCCCTTGCAAACTCAATAAAAAAATATGTTCTTGAAAAAAAAGGACATTTTATATCTGGAAAATTCGATAATTTAGAATATGATACGCCTTATTCAGGCTTGATTGAAGCATTTAATGATTTAGTAAGGCAGATTTTAACAGAAACATCTGAAGAAATATTAGTTTTACGAAAAAGAATTGTAAAATCAATAGAAACAACTGGTTTTGCTCTTAGCTTTGTTATTCCAGAAATTGAACATCTAATTGGAAAACAGGAAGAAATTTTTAATCTTTCTTTTATTGAAATGCATAACCGTTTTAATCTTGCTATGCGGAATTTAGTCAGATCAGTCGCCTATAAAGAACACCCGCTTGTTATTTTCCTTGATAACATTCATTGGAGTGATATATCTTCTTTAAACCTGCTTGAAATATTTATAACAGATATTTATACAAAAAATTTATTAATAATAGGCGCTTATAGAAATGATGAAATAAATGACTATAGCGCTTTAAACATTAAAATTCGAAAGCTAAAAAAATCTGGACTTTTATTAAAAGCAATTAATCTTAATCCTATTGAAATTAATGATATAAACAATTTTATATCAGATACCCTTAAGAGATTACCTCAATACTCATTGCCTTTTGCACAGTTATGCCTTGAAAAAACAGGCGGAAACCCTTTTTTTTTGAATCAGTTTTTAAAGATGCTTCATGATGAAAATCTTATAAAATTTGATAGAAAAAAAGGAATCTGGAGATGGGATGACATTGAAAATATTAAAAAGGCTGAATTTACCGATAATGTAATTGATATACTAACTGGAAGAATTCAAAAATTACCGAATAATTCTCAGTATATTTTAAAGATAGCGTCGTGTATAGGAAATTCATTTGATCTGAATATTTTAAGTTTTCTTCAGCAAAAAAGTATTGCAAAAACATTTGATGATTTATGGGAATGCATCAAACAGGGGATTATAATATATGCTAATGAATTTTATCTTTTTGTTCATCAGAGAGTACGGCGAGCTGTATACTCTTTATTAGATGAAAATGAAAAAAAAAATATACACCTTTCAATAGGCAAATATTTATTACTAAATACAGCAAATCATGCTGAGCATGTTTTTGATATACTTAGCCATTTTAATCTTTCATCGGATATTATTAACAATTTTGCTGAAAAGGAAAAAATAGCTGAATTAAATCTTATTGCGGGTAGAAAAGCAAAAACATCATCAGCTTTTGAGCCTGCTTTAAATTATTTTAGAGCTGGTATTAAAATAGTAGATAAACAATTATGGGAAAGAAACTATGATTTAGCTTTAAATCTTTATATTGAAGCTGCAGAAGCTGAATACCTTTGCGGCAGATTTGAAAATATGGAAGAAATGATATTCACAGTTCTTCGCAGATCAAGAACTTTTCTTGATAAAATAAAAGTAATCAAACTTAAAATTCAAGCTTACACCGCGCAAAATAAAATATATGAAGCTCTTAAAACAGCTATTCCTGTATTGTCTTCATTAAATGTAAATTTACCCTATAAAGCAGGTTTAATAAATTCATTGCTTCCTTTTTTTAAAACTAAAATAAGTCTTATGGGTAAAAACATTGAAGATTTGGAAAATCTTCCTCAAATGAAGGACCCCATGAAGTTAGCGGCAATGGATATACTGTCAACAGTTGCTTCCGCAGCATATTTTGTTGACCCCAAACTTTCAGGGGTAATTACTACCATTCTTGTTAACCTTTCAATAAAGTATGGTAATTGCCCTTTATCTGCGGTAGCATATGCTTCTTACGGAGCTGTTATTGCTTCATTAGAGATAGATATAGAATCTGCCTGTAAATTTGGAGACTTAGCATTACGGCTTGTAGAAAAATATGATTATAAACCAATTAAAGCAAAAACTCTTTTTATTGTAAATTGTCTTGTTAAACACTGGAAAACTCCATTAAAAGATATGCTCCCAGCATATTATGAAGCTTTTAAAATAGGCCTTGAAACAGGTGATTTTGAATCAGCGGCTCTTTCTGGATTAATATATTCTATAAAATCATTTTATACGGGAACGGAGCTAAAAGAAGTTGAAAAAAGCATGTCTATCCTTGAAAAAAGTCTTTCTCAAATGAAAAACGAAAGAATATTTGAGCTTCAAAGTATTTGGCATCAATGCGTCATTAATTTAATGGATCCCTCTGTGGAAGACCCAACAAAGTTAATTGGAAAAAAATACAATGAAGGAATAATGCTTTCAAAACATATAGAAGATAATGATAGGAATATACTAAGCCAATTTTACTTTAATAAGATGATATTGAATTTTATTTTCTATGATTATCAATCAGCATTAAAATACGCTGATCTTGCGGAAAAATATATTGATGGGGTACTATCTACAGCTCTTATACCTTTTTTTTATTATTTTGATTCCCTTGTAAGGCTTTCGGTGTATCAGCAAGCTGATACGTTTGTTAAACAAAAATTAATAATGCGAAAAGTTTTAGCAAATCTTAAAAAATTAAAAAAATACGCGCAATATTCTCCCTCTAATATTTTAGATAAATACTATATAGTTAAAGCTGAATATTACCGTATAAAAGGAAACGATATTAAATCCATAGATTATTATGATGAAGCTATGCGAAGATCCTGGGAAAATAGTCATATTAGTGAAGATGCATTAGCTTCTGAGCTTTTTGCTAAATTCTGGATTTTAAAAGGACAAAAGGATATTGCATCTTTTTATTTAAAAAAAGCATGCTATGGATATTTAATGTGGGGAGCTGAACGCAAGGTTTATGATTTAGAACAAAGATACAATAAACTTCTTAAGCAATATTCACAAAAAAAATTAAGTGCTCCAGCTGAAACTTTGACGGCTGTTACTGAAGATATATTAGGAGTTTCTGAAACTCTTGATATTTCAACTGTAATAAAAGCATCTCAAGCTATATCCAGCGAAATAGTATTAAGCAGTCTAATAAAAAAAATGATGGATATAGTTATGAAAAATGCTGGAGCTGAAAAGGGTTTTTTAATATTAGTCAATAATCAAAACCTTTTAATTGAAGCATGTGTTCATACATCAAAGGAAAAGGAAGAAATAATTCAATCCATACCTATTCATAAATGTAATGATTTGTCCCAAGGCATTGTTAATTATGTTTTTAGGACATTAAACACCGTTGTTTTGAATAATGCGCCACATGAAGGCATTTTCATTCAGGATGAATATGTAAAAAATAACCTTTCAAAATCAATTTTATGTTTGCCGATAATTAGTAAAGGGAATTTAATAGGCATATTATATCTTGAGAATAGTCTTATAGCCGGAGCTTTTACAAATGAAAGACTATCTGTAATAGAACTTTTATCATCTCAAGCGGCTGTATCCCTTGAAAATGCAAAGCTTTATGCTAAACTAAAAGAATCTGAAAAACAATTTAGGTCTTTGTATGAAAATGCCGTTGAAGGGATATTTCAAATATCTAAAGACGAAAAATTTATAAGTGCAAATAAATCACTATCTCTAATACTCGGATATGAGTCTCCATCTGATTTGATAAATTCAGTAACAGATATAGTGAATCAGTTATATATTGATCCTTCCCAAGTAAAAAATTTTGAACATATTCTTTGTTCAAGGGGGAGTGTATTTGGTTTTGAAACTCAAATGTATAAAAAAAATAGAGAAATAATATGGATTTCCCTTTATGCAAGAACTGTTTATGATAATGAAGGCAACGTTAAATATTATGAAGGCTCAATTGTAAATATAACATCGAGCAAACAAAAGGAAATGGCTGAAAGGGCTAAAAGAATAGCTGATGAAGCTAATAAAAGATTGAAAGCTCTCGACAAAATGAAGTCCGAATTTTTATCTTCTGTATCTCATGAATTAAGAACTCCCCTAACTTCGATATTAGGTTTTGCAAAACTTATTCGTAAAGATTTTTCAAAATTTTTTATGCCCTTTAAACATGGAGACCCAAAATTTTTCAAAAAATCAGGTAAGATAAATGAAAATCTCGAAATAATAATTGAGGAAGGTGATCGTTTAACGCAACTTATAAATGATGTCTTAGATTTAGCAAAGATTGAATCAGGCAAAATTGTATGGAAAAATGCTACTTTTAGAATATCTGAAGTTATCAATCATTGTGTTCAAAAAAAACACGAATTTGATTTAAATCCTAATGTCAGGCTTGTAAATAACGTAAAACATGATTTACCAATTATTCATGCAGATAAAGATAGAATTTTTCAAGTAATTTTTAATCTTTTAGATAATTCATCAAAATTTACAGATAAAGGGGAAATTATTATTGAAGGAAATTCGTATCAAGATAGCATGATGCGTAAATGGATAAGGATATGTATAAAAGATACTGGCATTGGGATTAAATACGAAGATATAGAAAATATATTTGATAAATTTCACCAGACAAGTAAAGGAAATACTTTAGTTGATAAACCAAAAGGCACTGGACTTGGTCTTTATATATGCAGACATATTATCAATAATTATGGAGGTAGAATATGGGCGGAATCTGAAATGAACAAAGGAAGTTCCTTTATTTTTATTTTGCCGGCGTTGTAA
- a CDS encoding MORN motif-containing protein, whose amino-acid sequence MKKIIFVFIIFCISITCVYSECTNGDCKTGFGIYIFPNGDRYEGEFKNSEKNGQGTYMTSDGRIYIGNFQNGQFNGQGKITVPNQFKYEGEFKNGFFHGNGVIIYPDGKKEEGEFIEGEYTGKCTKGDCKNDESIFEYVNGDKYIGTYIDGKKNGKGIYIFANEEKYEGSFFNGEFHGYGTYTYPDGRKYMGSFAKGAFNGKGLYIDADGKKYSGEFRNGEYVDINGLIEYQDHKKEKK is encoded by the coding sequence ATGAAAAAAATAATTTTTGTTTTTATAATTTTTTGTATTTCTATAACATGCGTGTATTCAGAATGCACAAACGGAGATTGCAAAACAGGCTTCGGGATTTATATTTTTCCTAATGGCGATAGATATGAAGGTGAATTTAAAAATAGTGAAAAAAATGGACAAGGAACTTATATGACTTCTGACGGAAGAATATATATAGGTAACTTTCAAAATGGGCAATTTAATGGTCAAGGGAAGATTACTGTCCCTAATCAGTTTAAATATGAAGGAGAATTTAAAAACGGATTTTTCCATGGAAATGGAGTCATCATATATCCTGATGGAAAAAAAGAAGAAGGCGAATTTATTGAAGGAGAATACACTGGAAAATGCACCAAAGGAGATTGTAAAAATGATGAAAGCATTTTCGAATATGTAAATGGCGACAAATATATTGGCACTTATATAGATGGAAAAAAAAATGGAAAAGGGATATATATATTTGCAAATGAGGAAAAATATGAAGGTAGTTTTTTTAATGGAGAATTTCATGGTTATGGTACTTATACGTATCCTGATGGAAGAAAATATATGGGAAGTTTTGCAAAGGGGGCGTTCAATGGGAAAGGATTATACATTGATGCTGATGGTAAAAAATATTCGGGTGAATTTAGAAATGGTGAATATGTTGATATCAATGGATTAATTGAATATCAAGATCATAAAAAGGAAAAAAAATAA
- a CDS encoding sigma-54-dependent Fis family transcriptional regulator, which translates to MAHILIVDDEAKMRHLLSLMLQRKGHKTTQAGDGIEALQLITSTPFDMVISDIKMPNLDGLGLLKEVKHLDIACPIVFITAFADIESAVESMREGAVDYITKPFEEDRIHFTVERTIKLSRIIAENLILKKEIHELKGSNKIVYASKKMEEIIDLASKVAKSDSVVLITGESGTGKEILARFIHDTSNRAKGRFVPVNCAAISANLVESELFGYEKGAFTGADKKAQGKFEFSSGGTIFLDEIGELPIEAQAKLLRVLQEKRFQRVGGNEEIPVDVRVIFATNKNLQEEVRKNNFRQDLFFRINVFPIHSPSLRERNEDIIPLAKYFLSKLSGNKIDFTDGALRVLTSYTWPGNVRELANAVERASILSGCPSSISADTLSFLKLSSNTNNICLKFQIPPEGISLEELEKDLVRQALSATQYNQTAAGKLLGLTRGKFRVLMKQLGKD; encoded by the coding sequence ATGGCTCATATACTTATTGTAGATGATGAAGCCAAAATGAGGCATCTTTTATCGCTTATGCTTCAAAGAAAAGGTCATAAAACAACCCAAGCTGGAGATGGAATCGAAGCTTTGCAACTTATAACCTCTACTCCTTTTGATATGGTTATAAGTGATATTAAGATGCCAAATTTAGATGGGCTCGGACTTTTAAAAGAAGTAAAGCATTTAGATATAGCATGTCCAATTGTTTTCATCACTGCATTTGCAGATATTGAGTCTGCAGTTGAATCTATGAGAGAAGGAGCTGTTGACTACATAACAAAACCTTTTGAAGAAGATAGAATACATTTTACTGTAGAAAGGACTATTAAACTTTCACGAATCATAGCTGAAAATTTAATTTTAAAAAAAGAAATACATGAGCTTAAAGGCTCAAATAAAATAGTTTATGCTTCAAAAAAAATGGAGGAAATAATAGACCTTGCTTCAAAAGTAGCAAAAAGCGATTCAGTTGTTTTAATTACAGGAGAATCAGGGACAGGAAAAGAGATTTTAGCCCGTTTTATACATGATACGAGTAATCGCGCTAAAGGACGTTTTGTCCCTGTGAATTGTGCTGCAATATCTGCAAATCTTGTGGAGTCAGAATTATTCGGTTATGAAAAAGGAGCGTTCACTGGCGCTGATAAAAAAGCTCAAGGAAAATTTGAGTTTTCGTCTGGAGGAACTATATTTTTAGATGAAATAGGAGAACTTCCTATAGAAGCCCAAGCAAAACTTTTAAGAGTTCTTCAAGAAAAACGATTTCAAAGAGTTGGCGGCAATGAGGAGATACCTGTAGATGTTAGAGTTATTTTTGCAACTAATAAAAATCTTCAAGAAGAAGTTCGGAAAAATAATTTTAGGCAGGATTTATTTTTCCGAATAAATGTTTTTCCAATACATTCTCCGTCCCTTAGAGAAAGAAATGAAGACATAATTCCCCTTGCTAAATATTTTTTATCAAAATTGAGCGGCAACAAAATAGACTTTACGGATGGAGCTTTAAGAGTACTTACAAGCTATACATGGCCTGGAAATGTAAGGGAGCTTGCTAATGCTGTAGAAAGAGCTTCAATTCTTTCAGGATGCCCTAGTTCAATATCTGCCGATACATTGTCATTTTTAAAGTTGTCTTCCAATACAAATAATATATGTTTAAAATTTCAAATTCCGCCTGAAGGAATCTCTCTTGAAGAATTAGAAAAAGATTTAGTTCGTCAAGCATTAAGTGCAACTCAATATAATCAAACCGCAGCGGGAAAACTTTTAGGACTTACAAGAGGAAAATTTAGAGTCCTCATGAAGCAGCTTGGTAAAGATTAA
- a CDS encoding TonB-dependent receptor — MIFFVNYHSCSMQNIYIALKFLFLMLYCFITASVSFASEYSKDNSKEDTMLIFVGEDLQVLTLASRREESAWQAPAIANVFTKEQFLERGSTTLSDLLDMSAGFHSSKKEWGSHIYLRGIPNSVLLLYDTVPISLDTTKSLNFFDNELPLSSIKRVEIIRGPGSVLWGPDAFAGIVNVVPLSGKDIDGIEAGVLFGDYGDTKGTFANYGYDGGLWDTFLSVNAYSGEQNNKPCNLIKFWGNGDVPVSPEDRMGKIMPEDAYFLESFGRFSYSDLFNISLRISNSNKPYSIEDEKSGLIWRENRELQSGFIKFESKKNIDLFSALRIMGVYSWLNPEYEIIDTKLKQKENTSYVEIIYDRTSFSGIGLFTCGISFREKRIKDAPIWDSYLPDYLVKENKSFLPTIAKEDYNTQLISFFSQYNHKIGNFDLLLGGRYDEHDVYKDHISFNTGIVWSPKKEWMCKILYGSAYRTPSSKQLIEENIPDLEKIKSLNIQMALKPSEDIGISACVFLSKIENHMIEDPYAGLSLPNEQEINGIEIEAFVNPLKSLKLSSNITVIKNKGEDETYKYNDYVYIRPDGTIEKHYVDLKYPYNTGPDLFLNITGTWYANERLSLFTRCNYFASRKLIYPRAKDFPEVSGGWTVDTSLNFSNVFFSKFDLTLTIKNLFDYNYLEPGTYSTINGEPFSAMFILTRSW, encoded by the coding sequence ATGATTTTTTTTGTAAACTATCATTCATGCAGTATGCAAAATATTTATATCGCTCTAAAGTTTTTATTTTTAATGCTTTATTGCTTTATAACTGCTTCCGTTTCTTTTGCAAGCGAATATTCAAAAGACAATAGCAAAGAAGATACAATGCTTATATTTGTCGGAGAGGATCTTCAAGTTTTAACTCTTGCATCGAGACGAGAAGAAAGCGCATGGCAGGCTCCAGCTATAGCAAATGTTTTTACAAAGGAACAATTCTTGGAAAGGGGTTCAACAACGTTGAGCGATCTTTTAGATATGTCTGCTGGATTTCATAGTTCTAAAAAAGAATGGGGCTCCCATATTTATCTAAGAGGAATTCCAAACTCTGTTCTTCTTTTATATGATACAGTCCCGATAAGCCTAGATACAACAAAGTCTTTGAATTTTTTTGATAATGAGCTTCCTTTAAGCTCAATAAAACGAGTAGAAATTATAAGAGGGCCAGGCTCTGTTTTATGGGGGCCTGATGCTTTTGCCGGTATTGTTAATGTTGTTCCCCTTTCAGGAAAAGATATAGACGGAATTGAAGCTGGCGTTTTATTTGGCGATTATGGAGATACAAAAGGTACTTTTGCAAATTATGGATATGATGGAGGATTATGGGATACGTTCCTATCCGTCAATGCATATTCAGGTGAACAAAACAATAAACCATGTAATCTTATAAAATTTTGGGGCAATGGAGATGTGCCTGTATCTCCGGAAGATAGAATGGGCAAAATTATGCCTGAAGACGCATACTTTTTAGAAAGTTTCGGACGTTTTTCCTATAGCGACCTTTTCAATATATCATTACGTATTTCTAATTCAAATAAGCCTTACTCAATAGAAGATGAGAAAAGTGGTCTTATTTGGAGAGAAAACCGGGAATTGCAATCAGGCTTTATAAAGTTTGAATCAAAAAAAAATATTGATTTGTTTTCAGCCTTACGGATAATGGGGGTTTATAGTTGGCTTAATCCTGAATATGAAATTATAGATACAAAATTAAAACAAAAAGAAAATACGTCATATGTAGAAATTATATATGATCGAACGTCTTTTTCAGGTATAGGTCTTTTTACTTGCGGCATATCCTTTAGGGAAAAACGAATAAAAGATGCTCCAATATGGGATAGTTATTTACCTGATTATTTAGTAAAAGAAAATAAAAGTTTTTTACCTACTATTGCAAAAGAGGATTATAATACACAGCTTATTTCATTTTTTAGTCAGTATAACCATAAAATTGGTAATTTTGACTTGTTGTTAGGCGGAAGATATGATGAACACGATGTTTATAAAGATCACATAAGTTTTAATACTGGAATTGTATGGTCACCTAAAAAAGAATGGATGTGTAAAATATTATATGGTTCGGCTTATAGAACTCCTTCATCTAAACAACTTATTGAAGAAAATATACCTGACCTTGAAAAAATAAAAAGCTTAAATATCCAAATGGCTTTAAAACCTTCTGAAGATATCGGAATATCCGCATGTGTTTTTTTAAGCAAAATCGAAAACCATATGATAGAAGACCCCTATGCTGGATTATCCCTTCCAAATGAGCAAGAAATCAATGGCATAGAAATAGAAGCCTTTGTTAATCCTTTGAAAAGTCTAAAATTAAGTTCCAATATTACTGTTATCAAAAATAAAGGTGAGGATGAGACTTATAAATATAATGATTATGTCTATATAAGACCTGATGGAACCATAGAAAAGCATTATGTCGATTTAAAATATCCATACAATACTGGTCCAGATTTATTTCTTAATATCACAGGCACTTGGTATGCAAATGAAAGATTAAGTTTATTTACACGATGCAATTATTTTGCATCCAGAAAGCTTATTTATCCAAGAGCTAAAGATTTTCCTGAAGTAAGTGGTGGATGGACGGTTGATACGAGTTTAAACTTCTCGAATGTCTTTTTTTCCAAATTTGATCTTACATTGACTATAAAAAATTTATTTGATTACAATTATCTTGAACCAGGAACCTACAGTACAATAAATGGGGAGCCTTTTTCTGCGATGTTTATTTTAACGCGCAGTTGGTAA
- a CDS encoding phosphatidylserine decarboxylase family protein, with amino-acid sequence MKNYTWPEPPNQSGFNIAKPGYPYITAGVFATAIFAIIHFTLFAFISIIATFFCCWFFRDPDRVIPTEPEVIISPADGKIIKNEISECPFIEGKFQKVSIFMNVFNVHVNRIPFGGVIKKIIYLPGKFFSANLDKASEENEQNALIINTTNEKTICVVQIAGLVARRIICYIASDDEVKQGTRYGMICFGSRLDVYMPLDANITAKIGEKVKAGTSIIGYMA; translated from the coding sequence ATGAAAAATTATACTTGGCCAGAACCACCAAATCAATCGGGATTTAATATTGCAAAACCAGGTTATCCATATATTACAGCTGGAGTATTTGCTACTGCTATATTTGCAATTATTCATTTTACGCTTTTTGCGTTTATAAGTATTATTGCAACTTTTTTTTGTTGCTGGTTTTTTAGGGATCCTGACAGAGTAATTCCTACGGAACCAGAAGTTATTATATCCCCAGCCGATGGAAAAATAATAAAAAATGAAATTAGTGAATGTCCTTTTATAGAAGGAAAATTTCAAAAAGTAAGTATTTTTATGAATGTTTTTAATGTTCATGTAAATAGAATTCCTTTTGGAGGGGTAATAAAAAAAATTATATATTTGCCTGGCAAATTTTTTTCAGCAAATCTTGATAAAGCGTCCGAAGAAAACGAACAAAACGCCTTAATAATAAATACAACAAACGAAAAAACTATATGTGTTGTACAGATTGCAGGTTTAGTTGCAAGAAGAATAATATGCTACATAGCTTCTGATGATGAGGTAAAACAAGGAACACGTTATGGCATGATATGTTTTGGCTCAAGACTTGATGTTTATATGCCATTGGATGCAAATATTACAGCTAAAATAGGCGAAAAAGTTAAGGCAGGAACCTCTATTATAGGATATATGGCATGA